The genomic stretch agtagcagcatcgctagcagcagagctccggcgaacgggagtgaggccggggcagagcttcgacgggaagtttatgtagagagggagagagcgtgtatgtaAAATGCTTGAGTATGTTGTgtgtagaatgcaatggatgcatgcctatttataggccaagtccacctgcagggcattgatgAAGTCAAtagccattatgtgtgccatgatggcttgactgtagaatgcaatggatgcatgcctatttattgactcccgttatgcgtcggggtccatgacgtggaccaggacccgtcggggatagcgtggagtttgggttggtctaaaaagaacaagcggggcacgaaccacgctcaacgactagcttcaaagaacagcccaaagaccacccaaagaccaattgccaagaacCAAGGCACCCGGCACCCGGTGCACGGCTCGCAGGTCGCGGGCGGGTGGCGGCGGctcgcgtgtgcgcgcgtgtgggctctgtcacccgtcttattccactataattattacacatgataattcatctgattaaatactttatcagagaagtttatcatccccgatgtgggataattaacacctagttaattaatcccttagtcttttcacatagctcattgctagctttattgtgaccaactttaatatattatttctcactcaccgggaatcggatttgagaaaatgaatatactacggtcatctactcggaacgtagatcgacgatattgcatttaatttcataaaattaaatgtcttgtaacatttattattagtcaaaaaacATTTGaacaagcacgattccaacaagtTTAATCAGAGAAAAcctaatgaaaaatgaaaaatcttgATTCGTAACCTAGCCCCACTAAAAGTATCTATGAAAATTTGGATGAAGAGATTAGTTTATTATTTCCACGTATTCAATCGCATGTCCAGTCCCAACATTAATTTGATGGGTATTGTCCATCCAATAACTACAAATTAGTATAGATAAGAAGATCCACAGTTGCTTACACACTCTACACGTGAAGAAGCACAAAAAATTAGTAGTAACTTATAATTTGGAGATCGATTCAAGgttaatttcttttaaattaGTTGTTCTATCTTATTCCCCTATACATATGTTTTGataaaatatatgtacattaaatTTTGATTCATTATTGTTATTGAGATCCAGACATGGAAATCGTTGACTGTATCAACATTCCCAAGAGTCTTGCCACATCATTGGCCTAGAAAGACTATAATGTTTACAaagattttagaaaataatCTAAACTCTCAAAGTGgcaatattttttaaagttttacttatttaatataattagttTGAAGGTCAGTCTCCGACATAAAGAGGCCGTGGAAGCCCATGGGCATGCGTTGCGGCAGCTTCACGGTGGCGATTATTTCGAGAGTAGGAGACTTGGCATCCATTACCACAAATTTGGATTCTTGAGTTCTGCCATAGTGAAAATATGCCACTAAATAGCCGTCATCCTCCTCCGCTGCCGGATTGTTCGGCTCCCTTGCCACAAAAAACGGTTCGCCACCGTGGCAGCCCGGCTCAAACCGCCGGCCGGCCACTGTGCAATCGCCACCAACCTCCTTGTTTAGTAGGGTTAGGTCTAGCTTCACCACCCCCACCGACCGTTTCTCCCCTAGTATTACTGCATAAATGTACCTaaataaatatcaataatattaGACGTGGATACTCCAAATTATTGTGTAATGTCAATTGTTTCATGATAAAGACAATTTTGTTTCTTCATGCAAAAATACTTACATATTTCTAATTAATGTATAGAAAAAATAGTTatgagaaaaataaagagagaacCTGTTTTTCTTAGCAGCATAAGCAGGATTGATGACTCCAAATTCGAGAAACTCATCACACAACCTATACCTCTCCATCTTCTTCCCTTTCACATCCACCACAACCATCTCCATCGTCATATCCGCACAATCAATGTTTTCCATCAACCGATCCACCGCCGCCGCATTCGTCGCCACCACGCACACCGTGTCGCCGCCGTCTTCATCCCACGCATTCACGCAGTGCAGCGGATTAAACCCCGCCGCCTCAATCCACACGCTCTCCGCCTCATCCTCCGCATACTTCGGAATAACCCCCAATCTCGCCACCTTCTCCCGATCCACCCCCACCGGCGACCTCCCCCTCAAAATCAGCCACGGATCCACCACGATCTGCATATCCGGTATCACGGCGTACTTCTCCGTCACCGCGAAGTCGTGAATCGATATCGGCCTCTCTATTGAGTTTATAGCCACAGATCTGTGCTTTTTCCCGTGCGAATCGATCCGGAAATACGTCAGGAACGGACGCGCGCCGCTGCCGTATTCGTAGGCGAAGGCTTCTCCGGTCACTCCGTCCACCTTCGGATGCGCCGTCATCCGGTAAAACGGCTCCGCCGATCCGAAATCGTGGCGGCCGAGGGTGATTATGTCTCCCTCCGGTGTCAATTTGACGGCGTAGGGGAGATCGGACTCGCAGAGGGCGAAGAGGCGGCCGGAAATTAGGGCTAAACTGGTGTTGGCGGTGCCGAATCCGTGCTTGATCGGATCGAATTGGCCAGCGCTAACCCTAGCTGCAGTCAGGAGAAACCGGGAGATTGAAGATAATAGGCCGCCACTGAAGGAGGAGAAGATGCTTGGGACAAAAGGATAGCCGAATTCACTCTCCACTGCGTGTTTGTATGTGTTGACGTAGCGGCAGCAGAATGTGGCTTTGCCGTGAGAGAATTTGATCATGTGAAGCATCCCATCGCCTTCGAAGAAATGGTAGGGCCCCTTTGGgaagaaattagggtttgggcCGTTGCGGATGTAGGCCCCGCCGTCTAGGCAGCTGGGGAGGGAGCCCTCCACGGCGTCGCAGGCGGTCGGGGGGAGCTCCTCGACGGGGGCGAAGTTGCCGGAGAGGACTTGTTTGGGGTCGAGAAAGGGGGCGAGGGGAAGGTCGATGAAGTCGCATATGAAGTCATCTAGTGTGTTGAAGATGGTAGCAAG from Salvia splendens isolate huo1 chromosome 15, SspV2, whole genome shotgun sequence encodes the following:
- the LOC121766599 gene encoding probable carotenoid cleavage dioxygenase 4, chloroplastic, with the translated sequence MTTLVSFFSTFQNASSHNIHSTRSPYPTITAAKSLQIPKNTLNQQTFDENINNPLPFKKPPLLATIFNTLDDFICDFIDLPLAPFLDPKQVLSGNFAPVEELPPTACDAVEGSLPSCLDGGAYIRNGPNPNFFPKGPYHFFEGDGMLHMIKFSHGKATFCCRYVNTYKHAVESEFGYPFVPSIFSSFSGGLLSSISRFLLTAARVSAGQFDPIKHGFGTANTSLALISGRLFALCESDLPYAVKLTPEGDIITLGRHDFGSAEPFYRMTAHPKVDGVTGEAFAYEYGSGARPFLTYFRIDSHGKKHRSVAINSIERPISIHDFAVTEKYAVIPDMQIVVDPWLILRGRSPVGVDREKVARLGVIPKYAEDEAESVWIEAAGFNPLHCVNAWDEDGGDTVCVVATNAAAVDRLMENIDCADMTMEMVVVDVKGKKMERYRLCDEFLEFGVINPAYAAKKNRYIYAVILGEKRSVGVVKLDLTLLNKEVGGDCTVAGRRFEPGCHGGEPFFVAREPNNPAAEEDDGYLVAYFHYGRTQESKFVVMDAKSPTLEIIATVKLPQRMPMGFHGLFMSETDLQTNYIK